The following nucleotide sequence is from Salmo trutta unplaced genomic scaffold, fSalTru1.1, whole genome shotgun sequence.
TCCACCTCTGTTGGTCTCTGCCCACCTTCTCCACCGTGCTCCACCTCTGTTGGTCTCCGCCCACCTTCTCCACCATGCTCCACCTCTGTTGGTCTCCGCCCACCTTCTCCACCGTGCTCCACCTCTGTTGGTCTCTGCCCACCATCTCCACCGTGCTCCACCTCTGTTGGTCTCTGCCCACCTTCTCCACCGTGCTCCACCTCTGTTGGTCTCTGCCCACCTTCTCCACCGTGCTCCACCTCTGTTGGTCTCTGACCACCATCTCCACCGTGCTCCACCTCTGTTGGTCTCCGCCCACCTTCTCCACCGTGCTCCACCTCTGTTGGTCTCTGCCCACCTTCTCCACCGTGCTCCACCTCTGTTGGTCTCCGCCCACCTTCTCCAATGTGCTCCAGCTTTGCTGATGTAGTTGGAGATCAGACTTCATTGTTCTCCTCCATGTTGTCTTGGGCTTCCCCCAGTTGCATCTGTACTCTTTCTTAGAACGTGTCCAATCTAACTCGAGCCTTGTATCTTCAGTATTGTATTCACAGGCACATCAACTGAAATAAAAAGCAAAATGGTAGGTTTGTTAGCTTTTCAAGTGGTAGTTTATCCAAGTCTGCCCATTTAGTAAATGTTCTGTAATGGTTTTCTGAGTtgtgaggtaaatggtggtctaTATGTATGGAAGCATGTAGGATATGGTTAAAGACTACACACCTCATCACCTGACATGTTGTTCTATCATTCTACCAAACACCGCTGACCTGAGGGCTGTCAACAcacattaatactactactataatgGTCTACAATAACAGTCTACAGTATAACGCTAGTTTATAGTGCCGACGTCCAGTTTAAAAGTTGCTTGTTGAGATGACAACTGAGTTGTTCCTCTCACTAACCTTCCCCTGAACTGAGTTCCCCCCCAACATCAAAGACATCTCATTTTCCCTTATCCCTCTCTGTGAAataataaacaaatcaaattcaTCTTTGTAGACAGGGGATgcagcctattccctttgtagtgctcTTCTTTCgatgggctctggtcagaagtagtgtgcTGTATAGGgatttgggtgccatttgggatgcatgaaAATAAGAAAGAAGAAGAAAACGAAGTGAAGAACAAAGCGCCATGGCAACGAAGCATCATGACAACGGGCACAAAGCGTCATGACAACGAAGCATCATGACAATGGGCACAAAGCGTCATGACAACGAAGCATCATGACAACGGGCACAAAGCGTCATGACAACGAAGCATCATGACAATGGGCACAAAGCGTCATGACAACGATGGAATATATATTTTCTGCCACATTGTCATTTTCATATTTTCCCAACGATTACACCAAAAGTGCATCTAAAGAAAAAATGTACTCCCATGCAATTTCCGGGCGTGAGCACATCGGAGGGACTTCACACACATAGCAATTAACACAATTATGTCCTCTGTTGTGTGAAATAATTGGTAGTAAAAATCACCTAGCGTCGATGGGATGGAGGTGGGGATTGGAGATGGATCAGGAAATCAGTTAAGATTGTGTTCAGCAAACTGAACAGGAAAATGATAGTCTAGGAATAATCAAATTCTACAACAAAGTAACTGTTTCATGACCAAGGACAGTCACAGGTTTATACAGTTAAAATGGAATAGATAAAACCAGCACAGGACATTCCAAGTCAAAGACCTGTTCTGTGCTGGGGTGGACCGgcagccatcctctcctctcctctcctctcctctcctctcctctcctctcctctcctctcctctcctctcctcagttaGTGTTTGTTTGTGCAGGTATCTGAGAGTAATTGGCTAAACATAATCTAATTCAAGTGAGGTCATTGTCTGTCAATATGTCTGACAGCCAATTGCTTCCCATCCAAGTAAATTGTTGTTAAGTGTCTATCTTTCCCCAGGTCAAATtaactgactgagagagagagaaacaggagagagagagaaaaacaggagagagagagaaacaggagagagagaaacaggagagagagagaaacaggagagagagagaaacaggagagagggagagaaacaggagagagagaaacaggagagagagagaaacaggagagagagagagaaacaggagagaaaaacagaagagagagaaacaggagagagagagagaaacaggagagagagagagaaacaggagagagagagagaaacaggagagagagagaaacaggagagagagagagaaacaggagagagagaaacaggagagagagagaaacaggagagagagagagagagagaaacaggagggagagagagaaacaggagagagagaaacaggagagagagagaaacaggagagagagagagaaacaggagagagagaaacaggagggagagagagaaacaggagagagagagaaaacaggagagagagaaacaggagggagagagagagagagaaacagggagagagagagaaacaggagagagaaacaggagagagagagaaacaggagagagagaaacaggagagagagagaaacaggagagagagagaacaggagagagagaaacaggagagagagagagaaacaggagagagagagagagaaacaggagagagagaaacaggagagagagagagagaaacaggagagagagaaacaggagagagagagagagaaacaggagagagagaaacaggagagatagaaacaggagagatagaaacaggagagagagaaacaggagagagggagagaaacaggagagagagagagaaacaggagagagagaaacaggagagagagaaacaggagagagagagagaaacaggagagagagagagaaacaggagagagagagagaaacaggagagagagagaaacaggagagagagagagagagaaacaggagagagagagagagagagaaacaggagagagagagagagagagagagagaaacaggagagagagagaaacaggagaaagagagagagagagagagaaacaggagagagagaaacaagagagagaggagagagagaaacaggagagagagagagagagagataaacaggagagagagagagaaacagtagagagggagagaaacaggagagggagaaacaggagagagagaaacaggagagagagaaacaggagagagagagaaacaggagagagagagagaaacaggagtgagagagaaacaggagagagagagaacaggagagagagagagaaacaggagagagagagaaacagggagagagagcgaaacaggagagaggagaacaggagagagaaacaggagagagagagaaacagagagaagagagagaaacatgagtgagagagagagagaaacggagagagagagaaaccaggagagagggaaaacagagagagagagagaaacaggaagagagaaccaggatagagagagagaacaggagagagagagagaaacaggagagagagaacaggagagagggagaaacaggagagagagagagaaacaggaggagagagagaaacaggagagagagagagaaac
It contains:
- the LOC115184193 gene encoding antigen LPMC-61-like, with the protein product MKSDLQLHQQSWSTLEKVGGDQQRWSTVEKVGRDQQRWSTVEKVGGDQQRWSTVEMVVRDQQRWSTVEKVGRDQQRWSTVEKVGRDQQRWSTVEMVGRDQQRWSTVEKVGGDQQRWSMVEKVGGDQQRWSTVEKVGRDQQRWSTVEKVGGDQQRWSTVEKVGRDQQRWSTVEKVGGDQQRWSTVEKVGRDQQRWSTVEKVGRDQQRWSMVEMVGGDQQRWRAFVAASWNHRDG